A window of Solea senegalensis isolate Sse05_10M linkage group LG20, IFAPA_SoseM_1, whole genome shotgun sequence contains these coding sequences:
- the LOC122786889 gene encoding major histocompatibility complex class I-related gene protein-like, translated as MKILLLLVLLGIHSASARTHSLKYFFTGSSEVPNVPQFVAVGLVDDVQILHYDSNTRRAEPKQDWMRKNTDPQYWESQTRIALDTQQRFKANIEMHFNQTGGVHILQLIFGCDWDDETGEVNSYIKFGYDGEDFIVFDLKTETWIALSSQAVIIKNIWDADEALLAEQKYYHTQYCPYWLKKYVEYGKSSLQRTELPSVSLLQKSPSSPVTCHATGFYPNKALLFWRKEGEELHEDVDHGETLPNHDGTFQMSTDLRVSSIPPEDWRKYDCVFQLSGVNEDVVKVLDQNRVKPMDTTIIIIVAVVVLIVIIFAAAAFFLYRRFSAKSAPSPASSTEKQQLNTERE; from the exons ATGAAGATCCTGCTTTTACTGGTTCTGCTGGGAATACACAGCGCGAGCGCAC GAACTCACTCTCTGAAGTATTTCTTCACTGGATCATCTGAAGTCCCAAACGTCCCACAGTTTGTGGCTGTTGGTTTGGTTGATGATGTTCAGATACTTCACTATGACAGCAACACAAGGAGAGCAGAACCCAAACAGGACTGGATGAGGAAGAACACAGATCCACAGTACTGGGAGAGTCAGACTAGGATTGCTTTGGATACCCAGCAGCGCTTCAAAGCCAACATTGAAATGCACTTCAACCAAACtggag gtgttCACATTCTCCAGTTAATATTTGGCTGTGACTGGGATGATGAGACTGGAGAAGTTAACAGTTATATTAAGTTTGGTTATGATGGAGAAGACTTCATAGTATTTGACCTGAAGACAGAGACATGGATCGCTCTGTCATCACAGGCTGTCATTATCAAAAACATATGGGATGCTGATGAAGCTCTACTTGCTGAACAAAAATACTACCACACCCAGTATTGTCCTTATTGGTTGAAGAAGTACGTGGAGTATGGGAAGAGCTCTCTGCAGAGAACAG AGCTTCCctcagtgtctctcctccagaagtctccctcctctccagtGACCTGCCACGCTACAGGTTTCTACCCAAACAAAGCCTTGTTGTTCtggaggaaagaaggagaggagcTTCATGAGGACGTGGACCACGGAGAGACTCTGCCCAACCATGACGGAACCTTCCAGATGAGCACTGACCTGCGAGTGTCATCAATCCCACCTGAGGACTGGAGGAAGTATGACTGCGTGTTCCAGCTCTCTGGTGTGAACGAGGACGTTGTCAAAGTACTGGACCAAAACAGGG TGAAGCCCATGGACAcgaccatcatcatcatcgttgcAGTGGTTGTTCTTATCGTCATCATCTTCGCTGCCGCTGCTTTCTTCTTGTACAGAAGATTCAGTG cCAAATCCGCCCCATCTC CTGCGAGCAGCActgagaagcagcagctgaacactgagagagaataa